Proteins encoded by one window of Modestobacter marinus:
- a CDS encoding DUF4383 domain-containing protein — protein sequence MSNADLPGAGHRGMTWPQMLAMAIGVVYTLVGIVGFFITGFDDFAEHTDETILGFGINPLHNIVHLVIGLAGIALARKLSTARTYGWLLAVGYGAAFVYGLFAADEEGSLNFLSINWADNWLHLASVIAGLAIALGPVKTVDTARGSDHSLRR from the coding sequence ATGTCCAACGCAGACCTGCCCGGCGCCGGCCACCGCGGGATGACCTGGCCGCAGATGCTCGCCATGGCGATCGGTGTCGTCTACACGCTCGTCGGCATCGTCGGCTTCTTCATCACCGGGTTCGACGACTTCGCCGAGCACACCGACGAGACGATCCTCGGGTTCGGCATCAACCCGCTGCACAACATCGTGCACCTGGTCATCGGCCTGGCCGGCATCGCGCTGGCCCGGAAGCTCAGCACCGCCCGCACCTACGGGTGGCTGCTCGCCGTCGGCTACGGGGCCGCCTTCGTCTACGGCCTGTTCGCCGCGGACGAAGAGGGCTCGCTCAACTTCCTGAGCATCAACTGGGCCGACAACTGGCTGCACCTGGCCAGCGTCATCGCCGGCCTGGCCATCGCGCTCGGCCCGGTGAAGACCGTGGACACCGCGCGCGGCTCGGACCACTCCCTGCGCCGCTGA
- a CDS encoding acyl-CoA dehydrogenase family protein, with protein MDFTLSAKAEDVSGRMWDFMREQVFPAEPVYEEWRAARGHDDHAHPPVLEDLKAEARRRGLWNLFHHELGGMTNLEYASIAEIMGWSPVIAPEVTNCGAPDTGNMETLMLFGTPEQKERWLTPLLEGQIRSGFAMTEPDVASSDARNIQTSIVRDGDEYVINGRKWWTSGAADERCEIFILMGKTDPDGPPHRQQSMVLVPRDTPGLEIVRHLPVFGYQDQHGHSELRFTDVRVPVSNILSGEGDGFMIAQARLGPGRIHHCMRAIGMAERALALMVERAKARVAFGRPLAEQGTVRESIALSRIEIDQARLYVLQTADLIDRFGAKGARTEISAIKVAAPRVALDVIDRAIQLHGGAGVSGDTVLARFYASARTLRIVDGPDAVHIRGVAKEELARERPFAG; from the coding sequence ATGGACTTCACCCTCTCCGCCAAGGCCGAGGACGTCAGTGGCCGGATGTGGGACTTCATGCGGGAACAGGTCTTCCCCGCTGAGCCCGTGTACGAGGAGTGGCGCGCCGCGCGCGGCCACGACGACCACGCCCATCCCCCGGTGCTGGAGGACCTCAAGGCCGAGGCGCGCAGGCGCGGCCTGTGGAACCTCTTCCACCACGAACTCGGCGGGATGACCAACCTCGAGTACGCCTCGATCGCCGAGATCATGGGCTGGTCGCCGGTGATCGCGCCGGAGGTGACCAACTGCGGGGCCCCGGACACCGGGAACATGGAGACCCTGATGCTCTTCGGCACGCCGGAGCAGAAGGAACGCTGGCTCACCCCGCTGCTGGAGGGCCAGATCCGGTCCGGGTTCGCGATGACCGAGCCGGACGTCGCCAGCTCCGACGCCCGCAACATCCAGACCTCGATCGTCCGGGACGGCGACGAGTACGTCATCAACGGGCGCAAGTGGTGGACCAGCGGTGCCGCCGACGAGCGCTGCGAGATCTTCATCCTGATGGGCAAGACCGACCCGGACGGCCCGCCGCACCGCCAGCAGTCGATGGTGCTGGTGCCGCGGGACACCCCGGGCCTGGAGATCGTCCGGCACCTGCCGGTGTTCGGCTACCAGGACCAGCACGGCCACTCGGAGCTGCGGTTCACCGACGTCCGGGTCCCGGTGTCGAACATCCTGTCCGGCGAGGGCGACGGGTTCATGATCGCCCAGGCGCGGCTGGGGCCGGGCCGGATCCACCACTGCATGCGCGCGATCGGGATGGCCGAGCGGGCGCTGGCGCTGATGGTCGAGCGGGCCAAGGCGCGCGTCGCCTTCGGCCGGCCGCTGGCCGAGCAGGGCACCGTGCGGGAGTCGATCGCGCTGTCCCGGATCGAGATCGACCAGGCCCGCCTCTACGTGCTGCAGACCGCCGACCTGATCGACCGCTTCGGCGCGAAGGGCGCCCGCACCGAGATCTCCGCGATCAAGGTGGCCGCGCCGCGGGTGGCGCTGGACGTCATCGACCGGGCCATCCAGCTGCACGGCGGCGCCGGGGTCAGCGGCGACACCGTGCTGGCCCGCTTCTACGCCAGCGCCCGCACGCTGCGGATCGTCGACGGCCCCGACGCGGTGCACATCCGCGGGGTCGCCAAGGAGGAACTGGCCCGCGAGCGCCCCTTCGCCGGCTGA